Genomic DNA from Bemisia tabaci chromosome 2, PGI_BMITA_v3:
CCCCTCTACCGTTATCGATGCTCATGCTTCTGTGGGCCATGACATGAATGACATGGGTCATATGGATCACATGgtaggttttttttgtttttctctgtgCTTCTTTGTCTTCTGCAGTACTCTTCAGTTTTTATCTACAAAccatcctcccctccccctcccccgggcaAGCAGCTCGCTACAGCATTTTTAGTGAGCCATTTGGCATGCAACtataatttttaggagccatctacAATTTTATGGAGTTGTGAAGGTTTTTGGAAATGCATAATGACATTTAGTGAAGAGCAAGGAGGCCATACTTATCAGGGCTACGCACGTGAATATTACATATCAAATTTGgctgatctgccgtgctaaagaagaacgccgtatgaacatattcgagagttgccgaatcttccttgataaaatatgttttttgacgatatttatgCGCACTTTtcgtttaaattttcagatattttagattaaattttgcacgaaatagtctgaaaattttggggggaaatattcacaattttcccagtaaattcggtttttatcgaaggaaacttggcaacgcctgaaggcttgtacggcgtttttccttagcacggcagtgatgcCCTacagttttaatttattttctcaagTATATCAAATGCATGATAAAAGCTGATTATTTTCCAACCATTGTATCACCTATAAAATATCCAGTGCATATTGTCCGAAAGTACAAACCTAACTAAGAATTTATTCTATCTTTGTGCAGATGAGTATGAGCTTTCACTTTGGCAACAATGAAACAGTATTATTTGATTTCTGGAAATTCACCACGACCAGTGGTCTGATCGGATCAATGCTTGGAATCTTCATCATGGCTGCTCTATATGAGGGTCTCAAATATTACAGGTAACTGTGCATTGAGTGCATAATTCTTTTTCATCTCTCAATTAGATACCTTTCAATTGATACGAAAGCAccaaaaaagtacaaaaagtaaaaaatagtcACGTGTTTCAAGTATTAAGCAGATTGGTTGACGAGGGTAACCCTAAGAGAAATGCGAAAAGAAACTTTGCAGACAAGCAAAAATAATGGGTGTGATATCTGTGAGGGCAGCAATTTTATGAGTATTACACCAAGAGGTCCAGattattgcaaaaaaatagtatTTCATTCTTGATTAAATTATGGTACTTAATTTGTTTCAATGGTCAGGAATAACAGCTTACCTAAATAGcacttacaaaaatttcaataaataagaTTTTTCTCTAGGATTACAGTATACATCTTGCTTGTAGTGTGATGTATGTAAATGATAAGTTTtgcttttaaataatttttcccaaaTAGCAGTCTTTCTAGTCGAAAAATATGATAAAGTCTCCTGGGTGGCGAATGCCACCTTCTGCCTCAAGTCATTTTACACTGCATTCTGATAAaatatagtcaagaaatttgtataTTACATTGCATTGCATGCTGTTCTTAATGAAtaatttcttctcattttaGAGAATACCTGTTTTGGCGGACATACAATGCTCTTCACTACAAATCAGTACAAACCCCTGGTGATAAGAGCCCTGTTGCTTCAGATGACAACCGAGTAATACAGTAAGTCAGCTTTGAACTGTTAaactttttttataattaaaaaaaagattcaGGGAGTTGAGTGATAGTCAGCTAAAAAGAGATGGACTGAAATAAACGATATGAACTTTAAAAGGCAGAAAACAAGGGAGATCTGGGACTACAAGGATAAACGAATTGAAGATGTGAGACTGAAATAGTTTAGTATTTGAACTTTTGAAGATTATGGATTGGGAATAAAGcgtgagatgaagaaaaaattatgttgcAAATGCGTACTGATCGAAGATGTAGGCAGGAAGACCCTGAGTTCAGGCTCATGCGTCCTCATAAACAGGTCATGACATCACTTTGAGCCAGTGCTTTTTATTGGTTGTTGGGAAGTCAGTTTAAGTCATCACTATAATATGATTTACAGAAGAtgtcaagaaataaaattgactTAGACCAAAGAGTGATTTTCAgcttgaacaaagaaaatagCTGAATGTATAGAATTTTGAATAGAGAAAAGTAAaagttcgaaaaattgaaaaatgggcTATTAAAATAGTAGAAAGTCTCGACAATGATGGAAAGTAAGGGGACTTACAATGCTTGCTTTCAGTTAGCGAATTTGATTCACATATGTTTCTTGAATGCTTAATTCAGCAATTAAGCAGGCATTTATCAATGATTGCTTTGACTCCACAATGAACCTTGCGcctttttttgagagctttatGTAGGATTCTACCTTAACAAGCACTTATTTCAGAGGGCTCCTACAGGTCTCTAATTATTGACCTGTGGactggttattgaaattgatggacaaagctacagacaaagaataCTTTGGAATTaaagagcgatcctattggttgcaacTGATGATTCTGGCAGActtagggggaaaatgatggaccgttggatctcttgtcggttgccgttagtcagccCTTCacttacttcctttgtccattgcaaccacccacttccaccaataggattcaacctattcctttttgtcttcattgtctatagctttgcctatcaactTCCATAATTGGCTTGCTGGTCAAACAAAACAATATGCCTAAACGTATATCTTGTGGGCCATAAGACAATGTCGTTGACATTGGAGAGCCAAGGGTTAATTTACAGCATAGTAAATAAACACTTTTACTTAGTTCCAGTCTTTCATATGCAAATACTCTATCATAATAATACCTTATCACCagtatgtttaattttttcccaagAGTATGACACAGTCCTTCTTAGAATTATAAATATTTGTTAGCTTTCCTGCAATAAAGTACTATGCtgcaggaaaaataaaacatgtagtATGAATTCACGGCGTCAATGCGTTGGGTGGCAACAGCACCTTatctttttcgagaaattaaataaaaaattattgaaaaattaaaacgatttcTCCTTTTCCCTTACTTTGGTGCTTACTAAATAAATAGAAAGTTAATATATATGTACTAATTCTTTACTGTAACCATGGCAATTCTTATCAAGGATTCGTCTATGATTATTAAAGTTCTGGGGCTAATGattatggtttttttccagGCCATCAATGCTGAGTGGAAATCACTTCCTTCAAACAATTTTACATATCATCCAAATAGTTGTTAGTTACCTTCTTATGTTGATTTTTATGACTTATAACGTTTGGCTGTGTATAGCCGTAGTTTTGGGTGCAGCAACTGGTTACTTCCTATTTGGCTGGAAAAAGTCTGTTATTGTCGATGTAACTGAGCATTGCCACTGACACATGTCAAAGAAAGGAACGCTACGTTAGGAACCTCTGCTCTCTGGAAGTGTAAGGCTTACTCATTGACTGAGCCCAAACTTTAAGAATGTTCTAATTGAAGCAGTATGTTGACTACTTTTCAAAGCCAATATTTTACAGTTGTTTTAAGATTTAATCAatcacaatgaaaaaaaaatagtagtcAGTCAATCCAGTCCCTGAATCCTGCATTTTTTGGCAAAGCGAGACTGTTAGCATGTCATGGATGGACTTCCTCAAATCATCCTGCAGCGTATCTCTTCTTTTCTTGCTTTTAATTGTCAGTCATGTACCTGGGAGAATACTCTTCCAGTTTCAATTGCTTTGTTAAAAAATATACTCGAACTCTTTCCTATAAAATCTttaaacaaacaaagaaaaattcaggtTTTTACTGAAAGACTTAATTTAAACTCATAGTGAATCaatgttttaacttttctcttttCTAATAAATATGAAATTTCTCCAGTATCAATTAGGGTTAATGTCCCATTCATAGTTCCTGGGAATACATTGCAATGGTGAACTACTTATAAAAGGACAttctgcaaatattttttaCTGAGCTGTTTTGAAGAGCTAGGAAAATCACACCATTGTGCTTAAATCTAATTTCATCTCTCCATTTGATGATGTCAAAATTTTACACCTCCAATCCTGCTAGTACATATTGTCTAATCACTTTTCTAAAGATAAGTTTACTAAAACTCTATCGTTGCGCTCTGGTATCAAATCAGAGTATACTGTAGTCTTTTCGAAACATGATGATGGGCCTTCTTCGATTTTAACAAAGGAACTAGTATGtcagaaaacaaattttctgtcaatgtaatatttttttgagCTAGTTGGAGGTTGGTAAGAGCTGGAGAGCCGTTATTGTTCACTTTAAAGTCTATCgcttgaaattcaattttacctgaaaataaTCTTTTTTAAGTCCCTATAAATGTTGAAAATCacaggttaaaaaaaaaaaaaaaaaaaattgggccaGCGCACTAAAACTTCATGGTGGATTTCAAAATCGTGGTACCAATAAATTGAAGAAAGATAATAATTAGTATTTTTTAAGTCCCTCCCGAGAGAAACTCAAAAGAAGACTGAAAAGCACTACTTGTTTAAATCTCAAATATTTTAGGTAACTTTTAAAGTATTAGCAAAATTTAACCTCATAAGCACTGTGTTCTGTTCGTTTTTCTAGTATATTTAGTTGATCTGTtggttttt
This window encodes:
- the Ctr1A gene encoding high affinity copper uptake protein 1; its protein translation is MDHSMHGHGHGDHGGMEGHAGHMGHSMDHQPLMGANPSTVIDAHASVGHDMNDMGHMDHMMSMSFHFGNNETVLFDFWKFTTTSGLIGSMLGIFIMAALYEGLKYYREYLFWRTYNALHYKSVQTPGDKSPVASDDNRVIQPSMLSGNHFLQTILHIIQIVVSYLLMLIFMTYNVWLCIAVVLGAATGYFLFGWKKSVIVDVTEHCH